A DNA window from Theobroma cacao cultivar B97-61/B2 chromosome 5, Criollo_cocoa_genome_V2, whole genome shotgun sequence contains the following coding sequences:
- the LOC18599649 gene encoding RNA polymerase sigma factor sigA isoform X2, with the protein MMATAAVIGLTTGKRLLSSSFSYSDIIEKLSYANDYGSSHHQTSSTKSLIVAKKSSNCSQSLPSSNRRAQSIKALKEHVDSASIVSTAEPLFQGSNHLEVESYDLDYSVEALLLLQKSMLEKQWTLSFERTVFTESPSRKIHKKIPVTCSGVSARQRRFNTKRKILSQNKSIIQPNAKQLRSLISPELLQSRLKGYVKGVVSEELLSHAEVVRLSKKIKAGLSLEEHRLRLKERLGCEPSDEQLATSLKISRAELRSKLIECSLAREKLAMSNVRLVMSIAQRYDNMGAEMSDLIQGGLIGLLRGIEKFDSSKGYKISTYVYWWIRQGVSRALVENSRTLRLPTHLHERLGLIRNAKIRLEEKGITPTIDRIAESLNMSQKKVRNATEAVSKVFSLDRDAFPSLNGLPGETHHSYIADNHVENIPWHGVDEWALKMMLYSHSTQSESDPY; encoded by the exons ATGATGGCCACAGCTGCTGTGATTGGACTTACCACTGGAAAGAGACTCTTGAgctcttccttttcttattcTGATATCATAGAGAAGCTCTCATATGCCAATGATTATGGATCTTCACATCATCAGACTTCTTCCACAAAAAGTTTAATAGTTGCAAAAAAATCATCTAACTGTAGCCAAAGTCTTCCATCATCCAATCGGCGTGCTCAGTCAATTAAAGCTCTCAAAGAGCATGTCGATTCTGCCTCCATTGTTTCAACTGCAGAGCCTTTGTTTCAGGGATCCAATCACTTAGAAGTAGAAAGCTATGACCTTGACTACTCTGTGGAGGCTCTTCTTTTGCTGCAGAAGTCTATGCTGGAAAAGCAATGGACTCTTTCTTTTGAGAGGACAGTGTTCACTGAATCACCTAGTAGAAAAATTCACAAGAAGATACCTGTTACTTGTTCTGGGGTGTCTGCTCGGCAACGGAGATTCAATACAAAGAGGAAAATTCTGAGCcaaaataaatcaatcatACAACCAAACGCTAAGCAGCTAAGATCTTTGATCAGTCCAGAGCTGCTTCAAAGTCGTTTGAAGGGTTATGTGAAGGGTGTAGTAAGTGAAGAGTTGCTCAGCCATGCAGAAGTTGTGCGCTTGTCAAAGAAAATCAAAGCTGGACTTTCCTTAGAGGAGCACAGGTTAAG ATTGAAGGAGAGACTGGGATGTGAGCCTTCTGATGAACAGCTTGCAACTTCCTTGAAGATTTCTCGTGCTGAGTTACGGTCAAAGTTAATTGAATGTTCTTTGGCAAGAGAAAAATTGGCAATGAGCAATGTTCGTTTGGTTATGTCGATAGCTCAAAGATATGATAACATGGGTGCTGAAATGTCCGATCTTATTCAG GGTGGTTTGATTGGATTGTTGCGTGGCATTGAAAAATTTGATTCTTCAAAGGGATATAAGATTTCAACTTATGTGTACTGGTGGATACGTCAG GGTGTTTCTAGAGCATTAGTTGAGAACTCAAGAACATTAAGGTTGCCAACGCATTTGCATGAAAGACTGGGATTAATCCGAAATGCAAAAATTAGACTGGAAGAGAAAGGAATTACACCAACTATTGAT AGGATTGCCGAGAGTCTGAACATGTCTCAGAAGAAAGTTAGGAATGCTACAGAG GCAGTCAGTAAGGTCTTCTCACTTGACAGGGATGCATTCCCCTCTTTGAATGGTCTTCCTGGAGAGACTCATCATAGT TACATTGCAGATAACCATGTAGAAAACATTCCATGGCATGGAGTAGATGAGTGGGCACTCAAG ATGATGTTGTATTCACATTCTACTCAAAGCGAAAGTGATCCTTACTGA
- the LOC18599648 gene encoding putative zinc finger A20 and AN1 domain-containing stress-associated protein 8 isoform X1 codes for MQHSSELRSVPPSIQLIITIKGCGFYSSLQAKNLCSKCYNDFLKELIAKSTAEVKVDPSSAAPNPSVSVDSSSVPTPSKLKNRCESCNKKVGLMGFSCRCGKVLCGVHRYPKEHSCNFDFKTADRLILAEENSLVMADKLESRI; via the exons ATGCAACACTCTTCAGAATTGAGAAGTGTGCCGCCCTCAATCCAACTAATAATAACGATAAAG GGTTGCGGCTTCTACAGTTCGTTGCAGGCCAAGAATTTGTGCTCCAAGTGTTACAACGATTTCCTCAAAGAACTGATTGCCAAGTCTACAGCCGAAGTCAAAGTTGATCCTTCTTCCGCTGCACCAAACCCTTCTGTTTCCGTTGATTCTTCATCGGTTCCTACTCCATCAAAATTGAAGAACCGGTGTGAAAGCTGCAACAAGAAAGTCGGTTTGATGGGATTTTCTTGTCGGTGCGGGAAAGTTTTATGCGGTGTTCATCGTTATCCCAAGGAACATTCATGTAACTTTGATTTCAAGACAGCTGATCGTTTGATTTTAGCGGAAGAAAACTCCCTTGTTATGGCTGACAAACTAGAATCAAGGATTTga
- the LOC18599649 gene encoding RNA polymerase sigma factor sigA isoform X1, which produces MMATAAVIGLTTGKRLLSSSFSYSDIIEKLSYANDYGSSHHQTSSTKSLIVAKKSSNCSQSLPSSNRRAQSIKALKEHVDSASIVSTAEPLFQGSNHLEVESYDLDYSVEALLLLQKSMLEKQWTLSFERTVFTESPSRKIHKKIPVTCSGVSARQRRFNTKRKILSQNKSIIQPNAKQLRSLISPELLQSRLKGYVKGVVSEELLSHAEVVRLSKKIKAGLSLEEHRLRLKERLGCEPSDEQLATSLKISRAELRSKLIECSLAREKLAMSNVRLVMSIAQRYDNMGAEMSDLIQGGLIGLLRGIEKFDSSKGYKISTYVYWWIRQGVSRALVENSRTLRLPTHLHERLGLIRNAKIRLEEKGITPTIDRIAESLNMSQKKVRNATEAVSKVFSLDRDAFPSLNGLPGETHHSYIADNHVENIPWHGVDEWALKDEVNRLITITLGEREREIIRLYYGLDKESLTWEDISKRIGLSRERVRQVGLVALEKLKHAARKKKMEAMLVKH; this is translated from the exons ATGATGGCCACAGCTGCTGTGATTGGACTTACCACTGGAAAGAGACTCTTGAgctcttccttttcttattcTGATATCATAGAGAAGCTCTCATATGCCAATGATTATGGATCTTCACATCATCAGACTTCTTCCACAAAAAGTTTAATAGTTGCAAAAAAATCATCTAACTGTAGCCAAAGTCTTCCATCATCCAATCGGCGTGCTCAGTCAATTAAAGCTCTCAAAGAGCATGTCGATTCTGCCTCCATTGTTTCAACTGCAGAGCCTTTGTTTCAGGGATCCAATCACTTAGAAGTAGAAAGCTATGACCTTGACTACTCTGTGGAGGCTCTTCTTTTGCTGCAGAAGTCTATGCTGGAAAAGCAATGGACTCTTTCTTTTGAGAGGACAGTGTTCACTGAATCACCTAGTAGAAAAATTCACAAGAAGATACCTGTTACTTGTTCTGGGGTGTCTGCTCGGCAACGGAGATTCAATACAAAGAGGAAAATTCTGAGCcaaaataaatcaatcatACAACCAAACGCTAAGCAGCTAAGATCTTTGATCAGTCCAGAGCTGCTTCAAAGTCGTTTGAAGGGTTATGTGAAGGGTGTAGTAAGTGAAGAGTTGCTCAGCCATGCAGAAGTTGTGCGCTTGTCAAAGAAAATCAAAGCTGGACTTTCCTTAGAGGAGCACAGGTTAAG ATTGAAGGAGAGACTGGGATGTGAGCCTTCTGATGAACAGCTTGCAACTTCCTTGAAGATTTCTCGTGCTGAGTTACGGTCAAAGTTAATTGAATGTTCTTTGGCAAGAGAAAAATTGGCAATGAGCAATGTTCGTTTGGTTATGTCGATAGCTCAAAGATATGATAACATGGGTGCTGAAATGTCCGATCTTATTCAG GGTGGTTTGATTGGATTGTTGCGTGGCATTGAAAAATTTGATTCTTCAAAGGGATATAAGATTTCAACTTATGTGTACTGGTGGATACGTCAG GGTGTTTCTAGAGCATTAGTTGAGAACTCAAGAACATTAAGGTTGCCAACGCATTTGCATGAAAGACTGGGATTAATCCGAAATGCAAAAATTAGACTGGAAGAGAAAGGAATTACACCAACTATTGAT AGGATTGCCGAGAGTCTGAACATGTCTCAGAAGAAAGTTAGGAATGCTACAGAG GCAGTCAGTAAGGTCTTCTCACTTGACAGGGATGCATTCCCCTCTTTGAATGGTCTTCCTGGAGAGACTCATCATAGT TACATTGCAGATAACCATGTAGAAAACATTCCATGGCATGGAGTAGATGAGTGGGCACTCAAG GATGAAGTGAACAGACTCATTACTATAACGCTTGGAGAACGAGAAAGAGAGATTATACGCCTTTATTACGGTCTAGATAAGGAAAGTCTTACATGGGAGGACATTAGTAAACG CATAGGTTTGTCCAGAGAGAGAGTCAGGCAAGTTGGACTTGTCGCGCTAGAGAAACTAAAACACGCAGcgaggaagaagaaaatggaggCTATGCTAGTAAAACATTGA
- the LOC108662019 gene encoding zinc finger A20 and AN1 domain-containing stress-associated protein 12-like, translating to MVNATPLCANGCGFYGSAETKNCCSKCYKLELFKQELSNSAKTNDPTSATPNPCNKKLGLMGFTCRCGKVFCQVHLYPMVHSCQYDFKKADRQILPKQNPVIKG from the exons atggtgAATGCTACTCCTCTATGTGCTAACGGTTGTGGCTTCTATGGTTCAGCGGAGACCAAGAATTGTTGTTCCAAGTGTTACAAATTAGAGCTGTTCAAACAAGAGCTTTCCAACTCGGCCAAAACAAACGATCCTACTTCAGCTACACCAAACCCTTGT AACAAGAAGCTAGGTTTAATGGGTTTCACGTGTCGGTGTGGCAAAGTTTTCTGTCAGGTTCACCTATATCCCATGGTGCATTCATGCCAGTATGATTTCAAGAAGGCTGATCGCCAAATTTTACCTAAACAAAACCCTGTTATAAAAGGGTGA
- the LOC18599648 gene encoding putative zinc finger A20 and AN1 domain-containing stress-associated protein 8 isoform X2: MANANLPPLCAKGCGFYSSLQAKNLCSKCYNDFLKELIAKSTAEVKVDPSSAAPNPSVSVDSSSVPTPSKLKNRCESCNKKVGLMGFSCRCGKVLCGVHRYPKEHSCNFDFKTADRLILAEENSLVMADKLESRI; this comes from the coding sequence ATGGCTAACGCTAATCTACCTCCTCTGTGTGCAAAGGGTTGCGGCTTCTACAGTTCGTTGCAGGCCAAGAATTTGTGCTCCAAGTGTTACAACGATTTCCTCAAAGAACTGATTGCCAAGTCTACAGCCGAAGTCAAAGTTGATCCTTCTTCCGCTGCACCAAACCCTTCTGTTTCCGTTGATTCTTCATCGGTTCCTACTCCATCAAAATTGAAGAACCGGTGTGAAAGCTGCAACAAGAAAGTCGGTTTGATGGGATTTTCTTGTCGGTGCGGGAAAGTTTTATGCGGTGTTCATCGTTATCCCAAGGAACATTCATGTAACTTTGATTTCAAGACAGCTGATCGTTTGATTTTAGCGGAAGAAAACTCCCTTGTTATGGCTGACAAACTAGAATCAAGGATTTga